The Nocardia vinacea genome contains the following window.
GCCGTTCGAGGTGGAGAGCGCGATGATGGAGCATCCCGCGGTCGCCGAGGCTGGTGTCATCGGCACACCGGATCCGGTCGCGGGGGAACTGGTCAAGGCGTTCGTGCTATTGCGTCCCGGCTATCGTGCGTCGGAGGAACTGCGTGACGAGTTGACCGCATTCGGCCGCAAAGCCCTCGGCGCGGTGGCTCCCAAGCAGATCGAGTTCACCGAGAGTCTGCCGCACACCCGCAGCGGCAAGGTGATGCGCCGACTGCTCAAGGCCCGCGAGCTCGGCTTGCCCGAAGGCGATACCTCGACGCTGGAGGGTGCGTCATGAACGGGTCGACGCTCGATAAAGACGAACGCATCGAGCTGCTGCGGCAGATGGTGCGGATCCGCCGCTTCGAGGAACACTGTGTGCAGCTCTACAGCGCCGGATCGATCCGCGGCTTCCTGCATCTCTACATCGGCGAGGAGGCGGTCGCGGCCGGTGTGCTCGGCGCGATCGGTCCGGACGACGCGGTGGTCTCGACCTACCGCGAGCACGGGCACGCGCTGGCCCGCGGCCTTTCGATGGAGTCGATACTGGCCGAAATGTACGGCCGCGCAACAGGTTGCAGTCGTGGGCACGGCGGGTCGATGCACCTGTTCGATGCCGATCGGCGTTTCTACGGTGGCAACGCGATCGTCGGCGGCGGGCTGCCGATCGCGGTCGGGCTGGCCCTGGCCGATGCCATGCGGGACCGTCCGATGGTGACGGTCTGCCTGTTCGGCGACGGCGCGGTGGCCGAGGGCGAATTCCATGAATGCCTGAATTTGGCCGCGCTGTGGCGACTTCCGGTGCTGTTCGCCTGCGAGAACAACCGGTACGCGATGGGGACCGCGCTGGCCAGCGAGCACGCGGCCACAGATCTGGCGTTGCGCGCCTCGTCCTATGGCATGCCCGCCTGGCCGGTCGACGGCATGGACGCACTCGCTGTCGCCGACGGGGCGCGGCGCGCGGTGGAGTCCATTCGCGCCGGCGGCGGTCCGTGCTTCCTGGAGTTGCGGACCTACCGCTTCCGCGCCCACTCGATGTACGACGCGGACCGCTACCGCGATAAAGCCGAGATCGCGCAGTGGCAGCAACACGACCCGATCCCGCAACTGTTCGCCGAGCTGCGCGCGTCCGGGGAGCTGCCCGAGGACGGGTTGACCGTGCTGCAGGCCGAGGCCGACGCCGAGGTCGATGCCGCCATCGTTGCGGCCGAGGCCGCGCCCTTCGAACTTGTGGGCGATCTCACCCGCTTTGTGTACACGGAGCGGTCATGACGACCTATCGCGATGCCATGCGAGAAGCCTTGCGCGAGGCGCTGATTCGCGACGATCGGGTATTCCTCATGGGCGAGGATGTCGGCGCCTACGGCGGCTGTTTCGGCGTGAGCCGCGGTCTGCTCGATGAATTCGGTCCGGACCGGATCCGGGATACGCCGCTGAGCGAATCGGCCTTCGTCGGCGCGGGCATCGGCGCCGCGCTCGGCGGGTTGCGGCCCATTGTCGAAATCATGACCGTCAATTTCAGCCTGCTCGCGCTGGATCAGATCCTGAACAACGCCGCGACGCTGCGGCACATGTCCGGTGGACAGCTGTCGGTGCCGCTGGTTATCCGGATGGCCACCGGCGCTGGTCGCCAGCTCGGCGCCCAGCACTCACACAGCCTCGAGGCGTTCTACGCGCATATCCCCGGTCTGCGTGTGCTGTCGGCCGCGACGGTCGAAGATGCTCGCGGCATGCTGTGGCCCGCACTGCAGGACCCGGACCCGGTGTTGATCTTCGAGCCGTCCTCGCTGTACAACCTCGACGCGGAATTGCCCGCCGACGCGGGGGCGACCGATATTGATCGTGCGGTGATCCGTCGTGCGGGCACCGACGTGACGCTGGTCGCCTACGGCGGCACGCTGCGGGTGGCGCAGGCGGGCGCCGAGGAACTCGCCGCCGATGGCATCGAGGCCGAGGTCATCGACCTGCGCACACTGCGCCCGCTGGATGAGAAGACGTTGCTCGACTCGGTGACGCGCACGCACCGGCTCGTCGTGGTCGACGAGGGCTGGCGCAGCGTCGGCATCGCCGCCGAAATCGCTGCCCGCACGGCCGAATACGGCTACTACGAACTCGACGCCCCGGTGCAGCGGGTATGTACCGCCGAGGTGCCGATACCCTACGCCAAACACCTGGAGGAGGCGGCGCTGCCCCAGGCCGCCGATGTGGTCGCGGCGGTGCGCCGGGTGGTGAGCTGAATGGCCGAATTCCGGATGCCGTCACTGGGCGCGGATATGGAGGAGGGCACTCTGCTGTCGTGGCGGGTGCATCCCGGCGATGTGGTGCACACCGGCGATATCGTGGCCGAGGTCGATACGGCCAAGGCGGCCATCGAAGTCGAATGCTTCGCCGACGGCGTCATCGGTGAGATCCTGGTTGCCGAGGGTACGACGGTTCCGGTCGGAAGTGTACTGGCGACGATCGAGCCGAATGGCGTCGCGAAACATGCACCTGCACACCATAATTCGACTACGCACCGCCGGGGATCTGCGGTGCGTGCACCGGCACCCGGCCCCGCGTCGTCTGTGACGGTGTCCGCGCCGGCATCCGGACTCGCATCGGCGTCGGAACCGGCACCTGCTTCGGCAATCTCGGGGTCGGCTGCGCCACCCAAGGCCGTGCGGCAGCGGGCGCGTCGCGCTCCGGCCGAGGCTGCGGCTGTCGGGCAATCGGTGGCGCGGGCCGAACCGAAGGCCAAGCGATCCCGGCGGGCGGCCAAGTCGCCGACCGGTGGTCGCAAGAGCGCGGCCGCGTTGGCGGCGGCGGATTCGGATGTGCATGCGACACCGTTGATTCGGCGGTTAGCGCAGGAGATGGGCGTCGACCTGGCTACGGTCAAGGGCTCGGGACCCGGTGGGCGGATCCTTCGTGCCGATGTGGAACGTGCCGCGGCAGGTGACACGGTGACCGGTGAGGTCCTAGGAAGCGCTGGCACACAATCGATTTCAATGTCGAGCCGCATTCCCGTGGGTGACCGTGCGCGGGCGTCGGGATATGCCAGGAGGCTGGCACATGAGTTCGGCGTCGAATTGTCGGCGTTGCGCGGCACTGGTCCGGACGGGGCCATTCGCGCGGCCGATATCCGAGCGGCCGTCACCGCGACTGCTACCGCCGACAATGCCGTGAAAACACCAGTGCCCCATGAAGTACCACCAGCGCCGCTGGAGTCTGCGCCGCCCGCGCAACGTGATAAGACGGCCATGCGCAGAGCGATCGCGGCGTCCATGACCCGCTCCAAGCAGACCATTCCGCACTACTACCTGTCCACGACGATCGACGTCGGTGTCGCCACCGACTGGCTGACCGAGTTGAATCGGGCGGCACCGGTACCGGACCGCATCATCATGGCGGCCTTGTTGTTGAAGGCGACCGCGCTGGCCGCCGGTGCGGTGCCCGCGGTCAACGGGCACTGGGTCGATGACGGATTCCGCCCGGCGGATACCGTCGACCTCGGCATGATCGTCTCGCTGCGTGGCGGCGGCATCATCGCCCCTACCCTGGCGCACGCCGGGACGATGTCGCTGCCGGAGTTGATGGCCCGGTTACGCGAAGCGGTCACCCGCGCCCGAGCAGCCCGGCTGCGTTCCACCGATACCGTCCCCGCCAGCATCACCGTGACCAATCTGGGAGAGCTCGGGGTGGAATCGGTGCTCGGTGTGATCCCACCACCGCAAGTCGCGATTGTCGGCTTCGGCGCGGTTACCGAACGCCCGTGCGCTGTCGGCGGATTGCTCGGCGTACGACCACAGGTGACCACCACGTTGGCGGCCGACCACCGGGCCAGCGACGGCGCGGTCGGCGCGCGCTTCCTGAATACGATCGCCGATCTGCTCCAACATCCGGAGCAGCTGTGAAAAGGAAAGGTCGTGAACGACCATGTCGCGAACACTGTCCCGTGAGGAGGCGGACACCGTCGTCCGAACCGCACTGCGCGGCTTCGCCTCCGACGCCGAACTCGCTGCCCTGCCGCGCACCGAGCTCCTCCGCGCCGCCCTGGACCTCGACTCCCTCGACTTCCTGACCTTCATCGAAAAGCTCACGCGCGCAACCGGAGTCCGGATCGACGAGGCCGACTACGCCCGCATGGAATCGATCGACTCATGCGTCGACTTCCTTACCGCGGTCGAATGAGCCCACTTCGAGCAGGCGAGCCGATTCGCGTGCGCCGAACATGCACCGACCGTATCGGATGAGGCGACTGGTTGCTGGGGAGTCGGCTCCGGCCGAGCGGATCGTCAGTGATCGACGGAGCTGGCCGTGATCAGTCCAGTCCGCGATAGTCCGCGCAATGCGTCACACGCCTCAAGATCGGCACACCAGGACAGGGCAGCTGGCGTGGTGGAGCAGATCTCGAGTGGTCGAACCGAACAACAGAGCCGTCGCGGTGGAGTGGCCGCGGCTGCCGACGACGAGCAATTGCGCATTCTGCGCTATCTCGTTCAGCACGGAGCGGGCCAGGCCGGGGACAGGCATCTCGATGACCTCGACATCCGGGTATTGCCTGCGCCAGCCGGCCAAGGACTCGGCCAGGAGGGTACGTTCGTGTTCGCCGCGGTCGAGATGGTGGCCCACCGGTTCGATGCGCGAGGGCCAGCAGTGCACCGCGGTCAGCGGCACCCCGAGCGCTGCGGCGATCTCGAAACCGTGGGCGATGGCCGGGATGCTGAGTTCGGTCCCGTCCACGCCGACCGCCACCGGCTTACCACGGGGAATGGGCCTGCCGTTCTCACCGCGCCACACCCCGACCGGGCAGTGCGCATGCTCGGCGACATGCACGGTGGTCGGCCCGATCAGCCGTTCCTCGTAGGCGCTCTGCGCACCCACCACGACAATGCGGGCGTGCGCGCTCAGCTCCACGAGCGCCTTGGCGGGCGGGCCATCGGGCAGGGCCGCGTCGACCGTCAGTTGCGGGTCGCAGGTGCGGACGAGTCGGCAAGTGCGACCCAGGGTTTCGGTGGCGGCGTCGTATGCGTGGGGTGCATGGACACGGTCGGCCAGCTGCTGCGCGGCGGTGCGCGGGTGCGGCAGCGCGTGGGCGATCAGCAGTGGCGCGTGCAGGGCGCTGGCGAGGTAGGCCGCCCAGCGCGCCGCATTCAACGCTGTCGCGGAATCGTCTACGCCGACGACGATGGTGTTGTAGTCGGCCCTGGTACCCATCGGTCCTCACTCCTCGGCGGCCTACTCGGCCGCTTGGCGTTCGTCAGAGGTGCGTTGGCGTAGGCGCGACTGACGCATCCGTGCCGCGCTGAACTCGGCGACTCAGCGCTGGATCCCAGCGGTGGCGTACACGACGAGCACCGCGCGTTCCGCGGTTTTCCGGTAGCCACACCTTTACTGTCCGCCGAGCCGTGTGCACGGGGTAGGGCCACCGGGTAGTGGCGGCGTTGACCAATGTCATCCACCGGAGGCGGCTCAGGACAGGCGACGGATGACCCGAGTGACGACTGCCAGGGTGGCGCTCGGCCGAAAGGACCAACGACCCTTGGGTGGGCGACGTCGGGATCTTCCGGTGTGCGCGCTGGTTCGCGAATCTGGAGTGGTCCGGCAAGGAGGTTTCCGATGGCATTTCTCGATCGACGCGATGCGGGCCGACGACTCGCGGCGCGCCTGCGGCAATTACACGATACCGATGCCGTCGTGCTCGGCTTGCCGCGCGGCGGTGTGCCGGTCGCGTTCGAAGTCGCACGCACCCTCGGTGCGCCGCTGGATGTGATCGTGGTGCGCAAGCTCGGGGTTCCACATCAGCCGGAGTTGGCATTCGGCGCCATCGGTGAAGCGGGTGTCCAAGTACTCAACGAACCCGTCATCGAGGGGGCGGGGGTCACCACTGTAGACATGTCGGCCGTGGAAGACCGTGAGCGCGAAGAACTTCGAAACCGGGGCGAACGATACCGGCGCGAGCGCCCGCGAATTCCGGTGGCGGGACGGACCGTGATCATCGTCGACGATGGTGTCGCCACCGGGGCCACAGCTCGTGCGGCCTGCCAAATGGTGCGGGCACAGGGTGCGGCTCGGATCGTGCTGGCGGTTCCGGTCGGCGCCCCGGATGCGCTGGCCGCCCTGTCGAAGGAGGCCGACGAGGTGATCTGTCTCGAACAACCGTCGCGGCTCCACGCGGTCGGCCAGTGGTACTACCGTTTCGGTCAGACCTCCGATAGCGAGGTGACCGAG
Protein-coding sequences here:
- a CDS encoding phosphopantetheine-binding protein; the protein is MSRTLSREEADTVVRTALRGFASDAELAALPRTELLRAALDLDSLDFLTFIEKLTRATGVRIDEADYARMESIDSCVDFLTAVE
- the pdhA gene encoding pyruvate dehydrogenase (acetyl-transferring) E1 component subunit alpha, which translates into the protein MNGSTLDKDERIELLRQMVRIRRFEEHCVQLYSAGSIRGFLHLYIGEEAVAAGVLGAIGPDDAVVSTYREHGHALARGLSMESILAEMYGRATGCSRGHGGSMHLFDADRRFYGGNAIVGGGLPIAVGLALADAMRDRPMVTVCLFGDGAVAEGEFHECLNLAALWRLPVLFACENNRYAMGTALASEHAATDLALRASSYGMPAWPVDGMDALAVADGARRAVESIRAGGGPCFLELRTYRFRAHSMYDADRYRDKAEIAQWQQHDPIPQLFAELRASGELPEDGLTVLQAEADAEVDAAIVAAEAAPFELVGDLTRFVYTERS
- a CDS encoding 2-oxo acid dehydrogenase subunit E2, translating into MAEFRMPSLGADMEEGTLLSWRVHPGDVVHTGDIVAEVDTAKAAIEVECFADGVIGEILVAEGTTVPVGSVLATIEPNGVAKHAPAHHNSTTHRRGSAVRAPAPGPASSVTVSAPASGLASASEPAPASAISGSAAPPKAVRQRARRAPAEAAAVGQSVARAEPKAKRSRRAAKSPTGGRKSAAALAAADSDVHATPLIRRLAQEMGVDLATVKGSGPGGRILRADVERAAAGDTVTGEVLGSAGTQSISMSSRIPVGDRARASGYARRLAHEFGVELSALRGTGPDGAIRAADIRAAVTATATADNAVKTPVPHEVPPAPLESAPPAQRDKTAMRRAIAASMTRSKQTIPHYYLSTTIDVGVATDWLTELNRAAPVPDRIIMAALLLKATALAAGAVPAVNGHWVDDGFRPADTVDLGMIVSLRGGGIIAPTLAHAGTMSLPELMARLREAVTRARAARLRSTDTVPASITVTNLGELGVESVLGVIPPPQVAIVGFGAVTERPCAVGGLLGVRPQVTTTLAADHRASDGAVGARFLNTIADLLQHPEQL
- a CDS encoding universal stress protein, which codes for MGTRADYNTIVVGVDDSATALNAARWAAYLASALHAPLLIAHALPHPRTAAQQLADRVHAPHAYDAATETLGRTCRLVRTCDPQLTVDAALPDGPPAKALVELSAHARIVVVGAQSAYEERLIGPTTVHVAEHAHCPVGVWRGENGRPIPRGKPVAVGVDGTELSIPAIAHGFEIAAALGVPLTAVHCWPSRIEPVGHHLDRGEHERTLLAESLAGWRRQYPDVEVIEMPVPGLARSVLNEIAQNAQLLVVGSRGHSTATALLFGSTTRDLLHHASCPVLVCRS
- a CDS encoding alpha-ketoacid dehydrogenase subunit beta, which translates into the protein MTTYRDAMREALREALIRDDRVFLMGEDVGAYGGCFGVSRGLLDEFGPDRIRDTPLSESAFVGAGIGAALGGLRPIVEIMTVNFSLLALDQILNNAATLRHMSGGQLSVPLVIRMATGAGRQLGAQHSHSLEAFYAHIPGLRVLSAATVEDARGMLWPALQDPDPVLIFEPSSLYNLDAELPADAGATDIDRAVIRRAGTDVTLVAYGGTLRVAQAGAEELAADGIEAEVIDLRTLRPLDEKTLLDSVTRTHRLVVVDEGWRSVGIAAEIAARTAEYGYYELDAPVQRVCTAEVPIPYAKHLEEAALPQAADVVAAVRRVVS